Proteins encoded within one genomic window of Candidatus Amarolinea dominans:
- a CDS encoding type II toxin-antitoxin system prevent-host-death family antitoxin, translated as MIQLSGRVQRTITVAEMQRNFGGLVRRLRTVQEHTVVQSGGVPVAVILPIAEYEQLMAYVRRKAAFHSFARYLGREVEQRHISEEEFAAELESTKHEVFEEQYGHPA; from the coding sequence ATGATACAGCTGTCAGGTAGGGTACAGAGAACGATAACCGTTGCGGAGATGCAGCGTAATTTTGGCGGCCTGGTTCGCCGTTTGCGCACGGTCCAGGAACATACAGTTGTTCAAAGCGGCGGCGTACCCGTTGCGGTTATTCTCCCGATTGCAGAGTACGAGCAATTGATGGCATACGTCAGGCGCAAAGCCGCCTTTCACAGTTTTGCGCGCTATCTTGGTCGCGAGGTAGAACAGCGTCATATCAGTGAAGAGGAATTCGCGGCGGAACTGGAATCTACGAAACACGAAGTCTTCGAAGAACAATATGGTCACCCCGCGTAA
- a CDS encoding MFS transporter produces MQNTLSPSFDFSRVGRRITVTLLAAQSFGSAGFIAANTVNTLAGAQLSGSPALAGVPPAIYQLGAALAAFGWGYGMERLGRRGALALGLMLGTVGAGLAAAALLVRSFLLFCLGLALLGAANSAMQLARFAAAEVYPPQARGRAISNVVLGGTVGAVVGPLLVGPTGRWAAANGLDELGGPYLAALVLLFLAGLVIFVWLRPDPRDVGRALAQLYPDTHGESGSRRPLSQLLRQRPVIVAMGAMVIGQAVMVMLMIITSLHMKGHHHELTDISLVISSHTFGMFAFSVLSGRLADRWGRRPVILIGATTLVLACLTAPLSPEVLPLAVSLFFLGLGWNFCYVGGSSLLADQLSPAERAQTQGFNDLLIGLSAAVGSLGSGVVFAALGYGAMGIVGAALAVIPIILALSLRQKT; encoded by the coding sequence ACGCTGCTGGCTGCGCAGAGCTTCGGCTCGGCCGGCTTCATCGCGGCTAACACGGTCAACACCCTGGCCGGCGCGCAGTTGAGCGGTTCCCCGGCCCTGGCCGGCGTCCCGCCCGCCATCTACCAGCTCGGCGCGGCGCTGGCCGCGTTCGGCTGGGGCTACGGCATGGAGCGGCTGGGACGACGCGGCGCGCTGGCGCTCGGCCTGATGCTGGGCACGGTCGGCGCCGGTCTGGCCGCGGCTGCGCTCCTGGTTCGCTCATTTCTGCTCTTTTGCCTCGGGCTGGCCCTGCTCGGCGCGGCCAATTCTGCCATGCAGTTGGCGCGCTTTGCCGCGGCCGAGGTCTACCCGCCGCAGGCGCGCGGCCGCGCCATCTCCAACGTGGTGCTTGGCGGCACGGTCGGCGCGGTGGTCGGCCCGCTGCTCGTGGGGCCAACCGGCCGCTGGGCCGCGGCCAACGGCTTGGACGAGCTGGGCGGGCCGTACCTGGCGGCCCTGGTGCTCCTGTTCCTGGCTGGCCTGGTCATCTTCGTCTGGCTGCGGCCCGATCCGCGCGACGTGGGCCGCGCCCTGGCTCAGCTCTACCCTGACACGCATGGCGAGTCAGGCAGCCGCCGGCCGCTCTCGCAGCTTCTGCGCCAACGGCCGGTGATCGTGGCCATGGGCGCCATGGTGATCGGGCAGGCGGTCATGGTGATGCTGATGATCATCACCTCGCTGCACATGAAGGGGCATCACCACGAGCTGACCGACATCTCGCTCGTCATCTCATCGCACACCTTCGGCATGTTCGCCTTTTCGGTGCTGTCCGGTCGCCTGGCGGACCGTTGGGGGCGCCGGCCTGTGATTCTGATTGGCGCGACCACGCTGGTGCTGGCCTGTTTGACCGCGCCGCTTTCGCCAGAGGTGCTGCCGCTGGCGGTGTCGCTCTTCTTTCTTGGCTTGGGCTGGAATTTCTGCTACGTAGGCGGTTCATCGCTGCTGGCGGATCAGCTTTCACCGGCGGAGCGGGCGCAGACGCAGGGTTTCAACGATCTGCTCATCGGCCTCTCTGCGGCCGTGGGCAGCCTGGGCAGCGGCGTCGTCTTCGCCGCGCTGGGCTACGGCGCCATGGGGATCGTCGGCGCCGCGCTGGCCGTCATCCCGATTATTCTGGCGCTTTCTCTACGCCAGAAGACATGA